From the genome of Microbispora sp. ZYX-F-249, one region includes:
- a CDS encoding STAS domain-containing protein, with protein sequence MSGDLDVSGVPEFRACLRQTLGTYRPGPVEVDLAGVGFLDCAGARSLLWADACVREWGGGVTFVRPTRLVLRLLRLLGFDAMLSIRTASHRPLPQPTAEARPRPN encoded by the coding sequence GTGAGCGGCGACCTCGACGTGTCGGGGGTGCCGGAGTTCCGTGCCTGCCTGCGGCAGACGCTGGGGACGTACCGGCCCGGGCCCGTCGAGGTCGACCTGGCCGGGGTCGGCTTCCTCGACTGCGCGGGCGCGCGGAGCCTCCTGTGGGCCGACGCGTGCGTGCGGGAGTGGGGCGGCGGAGTGACCTTCGTCCGCCCCACCCGGCTCGTGCTGCGGCTGCTGCGACTGCTGGGCTTCGACGCGATGCTCTCCATCCGTACGGCGTCACACCGGCCGCTGCCCCAGCCCACGGCCGAGGCCCGGCCCCGGCCCAACTGA
- a CDS encoding DUF4037 domain-containing protein codes for MSAVGDGHVRGLELSRRFYLEAVAPLLARRFGGLIHTAALLGPGSEVLGYDSDRSTDHDWGPRLQLFLSGADAAAHGEAVDAALAENLPPRFLGYPTNFGPVGADGTRRMETTDGPLRHGVVVADLTAWLTGHLGYDPIAGVGLCDWLATPTQTLAEITTGEVFHDGLGLLLPVRRRLAWYPGDVWRYVLACQWRRIAQEEAFVGRAGEAGDELGSAVICARLVRDLIRLALLMHRRYPPYGKWLGSAFAALPCGPALAPVLRAAVSATHRRERERHLAAAYEALAALHNALGLTAPVDPRTRPYHDRPYRVLRAERFTEALLETIADPEVRRLPLTGAVDQYVDSTDVLCDRPRVRRVAQAARH; via the coding sequence ATGTCGGCTGTGGGAGACGGGCACGTGCGCGGACTGGAGCTGTCGCGGCGGTTCTACCTGGAGGCGGTGGCGCCGCTGCTGGCGCGGCGCTTCGGCGGCCTCATCCACACGGCGGCCCTCCTCGGCCCGGGCTCCGAGGTGCTCGGGTATGACAGCGATCGGTCCACCGACCACGACTGGGGCCCTCGGCTGCAGCTGTTCCTGAGCGGTGCGGACGCCGCCGCCCACGGCGAGGCCGTGGACGCCGCGCTCGCCGAGAACCTACCGCCGCGATTCCTCGGCTACCCCACGAACTTCGGCCCGGTTGGGGCCGACGGCACCCGCCGGATGGAGACGACGGACGGACCGCTCCGGCACGGAGTGGTGGTGGCCGATCTGACCGCGTGGCTCACCGGGCACCTCGGGTACGATCCGATCGCGGGTGTCGGCCTGTGCGACTGGCTGGCGACACCAACCCAGACGCTCGCGGAGATCACGACGGGAGAGGTCTTCCACGACGGCCTGGGCCTGCTCCTGCCGGTCCGGCGGCGCCTCGCCTGGTATCCCGGCGACGTCTGGCGCTACGTCCTGGCCTGCCAGTGGCGGCGGATCGCCCAGGAGGAGGCGTTCGTGGGCCGTGCCGGCGAGGCCGGCGACGAACTGGGCTCCGCCGTCATCTGCGCCCGTCTGGTGCGGGATCTCATCCGGCTCGCCCTGCTCATGCACCGCCGCTACCCGCCGTACGGCAAGTGGCTGGGCAGCGCGTTCGCCGCCCTGCCGTGCGGCCCCGCGCTGGCGCCGGTGCTCAGGGCGGCCGTGTCGGCCACCCACCGGCGGGAGCGCGAGCGCCACCTCGCCGCCGCCTACGAGGCACTCGCGGCCCTGCACAACGCCCTCGGCCTCACCGCACCCGTCGATCCGCGCACCAGGCCCTACCACGACCGGCCCTACCGGGTGCTGCGCGCCGAGCGCTTCACCGAGGCGCTGCTGGAGACCATCGCCGACCCGGAGGTGCGGCGGTTGCCTCTCACGGGCGCGGTGGACCAGTACGTCGACAGCACCGACGTGCTGTGCGACCGGCCACGTGTGCGGCGGGTCGCCCAGGCGGCGCGGCATTGA
- a CDS encoding SRPBCC family protein gives MSEFERSRRMPAPADQVFSQASDVGKLDLWMPRDLHVHAEEPPAVTVHEDETGQDERALLRAEREQLRMEWGTRDVDRYAGWLQVAGIDDGSSDVTVHLSFFDEGHTPPAEAVEHALDESLERLARQVTRAA, from the coding sequence ATGAGCGAGTTCGAGCGTTCGCGCAGGATGCCCGCGCCGGCCGACCAGGTGTTCAGCCAGGCGTCCGACGTCGGCAAACTCGATCTCTGGATGCCTCGCGACCTGCACGTACACGCGGAGGAGCCGCCCGCGGTCACCGTCCACGAGGACGAGACGGGACAGGACGAACGCGCGCTGCTGCGGGCCGAGCGGGAGCAGCTGCGGATGGAGTGGGGCACGCGTGACGTGGACCGGTACGCCGGATGGCTGCAGGTGGCCGGCATCGACGACGGCAGCAGCGACGTGACGGTCCACCTGTCCTTCTTCGACGAGGGGCACACGCCCCCGGCCGAGGCGGTGGAGCACGCGCTGGACGAGAGCCTCGAACGGCTGGCCCGGCAGGTGACCCGGGCGGCCTGA
- a CDS encoding GAF and ANTAR domain-containing protein produces the protein MTHIDPEALVASLRRLQKDRAATGIVHHLERIVQVVDRLFGYSGAGLMFAEEDRTLRYLFATDERGRSLERAQAVTAQGPCVAAYVGDTAVTTVDVRADRRWPALRELLHPEVRGVAGVPIRLGGVPVGTLNVYQDAPHEWQESDTQALHAYAHVIEQVLVASMEADEKAVLADQLQYALDYRVVIERAIGYLMGKHDLTASQAFTGLRKQARDSRRKVSELAAELLGEQNPRNVANPDHVV, from the coding sequence ATGACCCATATCGATCCTGAGGCTCTAGTCGCCAGCCTGAGACGTCTGCAGAAGGACAGGGCGGCGACCGGGATCGTGCACCACCTTGAGCGCATCGTCCAAGTGGTCGACCGGCTTTTCGGATACTCCGGGGCCGGGCTGATGTTCGCCGAGGAGGACCGCACACTCCGCTATCTCTTCGCCACCGACGAGCGTGGCCGCAGCCTCGAGCGCGCTCAGGCGGTGACGGCCCAGGGCCCGTGCGTGGCGGCGTACGTGGGCGACACCGCGGTGACGACCGTCGACGTGCGGGCCGACCGGCGATGGCCGGCCCTGCGTGAGCTGCTGCACCCCGAGGTGCGCGGGGTGGCGGGAGTGCCGATCCGGCTCGGCGGGGTGCCCGTGGGCACCCTGAACGTCTACCAGGACGCGCCGCACGAGTGGCAGGAGAGCGACACCCAGGCCCTCCACGCGTACGCCCACGTGATCGAGCAGGTCCTCGTGGCGTCGATGGAGGCGGACGAGAAGGCCGTGCTCGCCGACCAGCTCCAGTACGCGCTGGACTACCGCGTCGTGATCGAGCGTGCCATCGGCTATCTCATGGGCAAGCACGACCTGACGGCCTCGCAGGCGTTCACCGGGCTGCGCAAGCAGGCCAGGGACAGCAGACGGAAGGTATCCGAGCTCGCGGCGGAGCTGCTGGGCGAGCAGAACCCGAGGAATGTTGCGAATCCAGACCACGTCGTCTGA
- a CDS encoding heavy-metal-associated domain-containing protein, giving the protein MSVKTYTVQGMTCGHCVSSVKEEVGEVPGVTGVEVDLDSGRLEVSGDVADDAVRKAVEEAGYTLV; this is encoded by the coding sequence ATGAGCGTGAAGACCTACACCGTGCAGGGCATGACCTGCGGCCACTGCGTGAGCTCGGTCAAGGAGGAGGTCGGCGAGGTCCCCGGGGTCACCGGCGTCGAGGTCGACCTGGACAGCGGCCGCCTCGAGGTCTCCGGCGACGTCGCCGACGACGCGGTGCGCAAGGCCGTCGAGGAGGCCGGCTACACCCTCGTCTGA
- a CDS encoding beta-N-acetylhexosaminidase encodes MDGVTGLSVRFDIIGGMDHLLPRPRLTETGSGSAEIAPGSAVSGPAPLADAVRLALPVLGLGPGDAATAAVRVAEDPRLGPEAYAMTIAGDGVRITARDRAGAFYAGQTLRQLLPAEAFRSALVPGTSWTVPCGRVEDAPGFSWRGAHLDVARSFLPKREVLRMIDLMALHKLNRLHLHLADDQGWRVESRAFPLLHEVGSHRPRTITSHRGEELAFDGVPHGGHYTLADLAEIAAYARARAVTVVPEIDVPGHASAVLAAYPALAARPQERYEVLDRWGISSAILSPLPATVDFLTTVFAEIAGALGDVPYFHIGGDECVLDDWAASAEISAYQASLGLESVGGLHAWFLRRLADALAERGSRTVVWDEAFVSGRLRPDTIVMPWRGEHVGRRAAAAGHDVVATPVFPMYFDYAEAASPEEPAGLGDAITVADVAAFAPAPSAWPEEDRARVIGVQFQLWSERIPDGRTLDYRAWPRGCAAAEIAWTGGPAGTEDFFRRLDAHLARLDAFGVEYRPLSGPRPWQRGGTGWRRHRPGAVAVHDVMRHLHELSLSADSTRPSM; translated from the coding sequence GTGGACGGGGTGACAGGGCTGTCGGTGCGGTTTGACATCATCGGCGGCATGGACCACCTGCTTCCCCGGCCGAGGCTGACCGAGACCGGCTCCGGGTCTGCCGAGATCGCCCCCGGTTCCGCCGTGTCGGGCCCGGCCCCGCTCGCCGACGCCGTACGGCTCGCGCTCCCCGTCCTCGGCCTGGGGCCCGGCGACGCCGCCACGGCGGCCGTGCGGGTGGCCGAGGATCCCCGGCTCGGGCCGGAGGCGTACGCGATGACGATCGCGGGCGACGGCGTCCGCATCACGGCCAGGGACCGCGCGGGGGCCTTCTACGCCGGGCAGACGCTGCGGCAGCTCCTGCCGGCCGAGGCGTTCCGGTCGGCCCTCGTGCCCGGGACGTCCTGGACGGTCCCCTGCGGGCGGGTGGAGGACGCGCCGGGGTTCTCCTGGCGCGGCGCCCACCTCGACGTGGCGCGCAGCTTCCTGCCCAAGCGGGAGGTGCTGCGCATGATCGACCTGATGGCGCTGCACAAGCTCAACCGGCTGCACCTCCACCTGGCCGACGACCAGGGCTGGCGGGTGGAGAGCCGGGCGTTCCCGCTGCTGCACGAGGTGGGCTCGCACCGTCCGCGGACGATCACCAGCCACAGAGGGGAGGAACTCGCCTTCGACGGCGTCCCCCACGGCGGCCACTACACGCTGGCCGACCTCGCGGAGATCGCGGCGTACGCCCGGGCGCGGGCGGTCACCGTCGTGCCGGAGATCGACGTGCCGGGGCACGCCTCCGCCGTGCTGGCCGCCTACCCCGCGCTGGCCGCCCGGCCGCAGGAGCGCTACGAGGTGCTGGACCGGTGGGGCATCTCGTCGGCGATCCTGTCCCCGCTTCCGGCGACCGTCGACTTCCTGACCACCGTCTTCGCCGAGATCGCCGGCGCGCTGGGCGACGTGCCGTACTTCCACATCGGCGGGGACGAGTGCGTGCTGGACGACTGGGCGGCGTCGGCGGAGATCTCGGCCTACCAGGCGTCGCTCGGCCTGGAGAGCGTGGGCGGCCTGCACGCGTGGTTCCTGCGGCGGCTCGCCGACGCACTGGCCGAGCGCGGCAGCCGCACGGTGGTGTGGGACGAGGCGTTCGTCAGCGGCAGGCTGCGGCCGGACACGATCGTCATGCCGTGGCGTGGCGAGCATGTCGGGCGCCGGGCCGCGGCGGCGGGGCACGACGTGGTGGCGACGCCGGTCTTCCCGATGTACTTCGACTACGCCGAGGCCGCCTCGCCCGAGGAACCGGCCGGGCTGGGCGACGCGATCACCGTGGCCGACGTGGCGGCCTTCGCCCCGGCGCCGTCGGCATGGCCGGAGGAGGACCGGGCCCGGGTGATCGGCGTCCAGTTCCAGCTGTGGAGCGAGCGCATCCCGGACGGGCGGACGCTCGACTACCGCGCCTGGCCCCGGGGGTGCGCGGCGGCGGAGATCGCCTGGACCGGCGGCCCGGCCGGGACCGAGGACTTCTTCCGCCGCCTCGACGCCCACCTCGCGCGGCTTGACGCGTTCGGCGTGGAATACCGCCCGCTCTCCGGCCCGAGGCCCTGGCAGCGGGGCGGCACCGGGTGGCGCCGCCACCGCCCGGGCGCCGTCGCGGTGCACGACGTGATGCGCCACCTGCACGAGCTCAGCCTGTCGGCCGACTCCACCCGGCCCAGCATGTGA
- a CDS encoding quinone-dependent dihydroorotate dehydrogenase, which produces MYRLVFTQVLSRLDAEAVHHATIRLLRLLGMFPPLVRLLHRLLAPRAESLRVQAFGVHFASPFGLAAGFDKDAGCAEPLSALGFGYVEVGTITAHAQPGNPRPRLFRLRESRAIINRMGFNNAGAAAAAKRLRRVRHIPAVVGVNIGKTKVVPESEAVRDYVDSARRLAPLADYLVVNVSSPNTPGLRDLQAVDRLRPLLAAVKEAAGRTPLLVKIAPDLADEDVDAVAELATELGLAGVIATNTTISREGVASTEAGGLSGRPLKARSLEVLRRLRQKAGDRLTLVSVGGVEDVDDVWERLLAGATLVQGYTGLIYEGPLWPSRINRQLARRLRRHGYGSVREIVGRTA; this is translated from the coding sequence ATGTATCGACTCGTGTTCACGCAGGTCCTGAGCCGCCTCGACGCCGAGGCCGTCCACCACGCCACGATCAGGCTGCTCCGCCTGCTCGGGATGTTCCCGCCTCTCGTGCGGCTGCTGCACCGGCTGCTCGCGCCGAGGGCGGAGTCGCTGCGCGTGCAGGCGTTCGGCGTCCACTTCGCCTCGCCGTTCGGGCTCGCCGCCGGCTTCGACAAGGACGCCGGATGCGCCGAGCCGCTCTCGGCGCTCGGCTTCGGGTACGTCGAGGTCGGCACGATCACCGCGCACGCCCAGCCCGGCAACCCGCGGCCGCGGCTGTTCCGCCTGCGGGAGAGCCGGGCGATCATCAACCGGATGGGCTTCAACAACGCCGGGGCGGCGGCCGCGGCCAAGCGGCTGCGCAGGGTGCGGCACATCCCGGCCGTGGTCGGCGTCAACATCGGCAAGACCAAGGTCGTGCCCGAGTCCGAGGCCGTCCGCGACTACGTGGACAGCGCCCGCAGGCTGGCGCCGCTCGCCGACTACCTCGTGGTCAACGTGAGCTCGCCCAACACACCGGGCCTGCGCGACCTGCAGGCCGTGGACCGCCTGCGGCCGCTGCTCGCGGCGGTCAAGGAGGCGGCCGGACGCACCCCGCTGCTCGTGAAGATCGCGCCGGACCTGGCGGACGAGGACGTGGACGCCGTGGCCGAGCTCGCCACCGAGCTCGGGCTGGCGGGCGTCATCGCGACCAACACCACGATCAGCCGCGAGGGCGTCGCGAGCACGGAGGCGGGCGGCCTGTCCGGACGGCCGCTCAAGGCCCGCTCCCTGGAGGTGCTGCGCCGCCTGCGCCAGAAGGCCGGCGACAGGCTCACGCTGGTCTCCGTCGGCGGCGTGGAGGACGTCGACGACGTCTGGGAGCGGCTGCTGGCCGGCGCCACCCTCGTGCAGGGATACACCGGCCTGATCTACGAGGGCCCCCTGTGGCCGTCCCGCATCAACCGGCAGCTGGCCCGCAGGCTGCGGCGGCACGGTTACGGCTCGGTCCGCGAGATCGTCGGCCGCACCGCATGA
- a CDS encoding GAF domain-containing protein, with translation MALDASSVLENVLTGMAGLFGVDGAALMLLDGRGRLRAVGATDDDGVLLESAQESVGDGPAIESAASGGLVAIHDLHAASPMGFPHVAVHAPPVRAVLSVPLIEDRELIGVLDFYARDGRVWDRAEAQAGSRLGELMVIVLQVLAEIRTDRAPSGQL, from the coding sequence ATGGCATTGGACGCGTCGTCCGTTCTCGAGAACGTCCTCACCGGCATGGCCGGCCTGTTCGGGGTCGACGGCGCCGCGTTGATGCTGCTCGACGGTCGAGGCCGCCTCCGCGCGGTCGGGGCGACCGACGACGACGGCGTACTGCTGGAGTCCGCCCAAGAGTCCGTGGGCGACGGTCCCGCCATCGAGAGCGCCGCCAGTGGCGGCCTCGTCGCGATCCACGATCTGCACGCCGCGAGCCCCATGGGGTTCCCGCACGTGGCCGTCCACGCCCCGCCGGTCCGGGCCGTCCTCTCCGTACCGCTCATCGAGGATCGCGAACTCATCGGCGTCCTGGACTTCTACGCCCGTGACGGGCGGGTCTGGGACCGCGCGGAGGCGCAGGCCGGTTCCCGTCTCGGCGAGCTGATGGTCATCGTTCTCCAGGTCCTGGCAGAGATCAGGACTGATCGAGCCCCCTCCGGGCAGTTGTGA
- a CDS encoding N-acetylmuramoyl-L-alanine amidase — translation MIRRPLAAAALALCGVGAVACGGGEVSGTGASAPAAVTPQVGQPAATQNRAADTAGQGASRPAGSETDITTVPDTRTAAATETASTETAAKPLAGKRVVIDPGHNGGNYRHAREINKLVDISNQKKACDTTGTSTNDGYTEAAFTWDVSTKLAKLLKARGATVTLTRSSKTPWGPCIDKRAAIGNENDADAAISIHGDGAAANLHGFHIIMPKKIGGPVDAVVEDSARLGQDVRDAFHERTGLPYSNYIGKQALNYRSDLGGLNLSRVPKIFIECGNMRNATDAAKFKNRDFRKRMAEALAQGLEKYLTSAR, via the coding sequence GTGATCAGACGACCACTCGCCGCCGCAGCACTGGCCCTGTGCGGGGTCGGAGCCGTCGCCTGCGGCGGCGGTGAGGTCTCCGGCACGGGGGCCTCCGCCCCCGCCGCCGTCACGCCCCAGGTCGGGCAGCCGGCCGCGACGCAGAACCGGGCGGCCGACACGGCGGGGCAGGGAGCGTCCCGGCCCGCCGGCTCCGAGACGGACATCACGACCGTCCCCGACACCCGTACGGCCGCCGCCACCGAGACCGCCAGCACCGAGACCGCCGCCAAGCCGCTGGCCGGAAAGCGCGTCGTGATCGATCCCGGCCACAACGGCGGGAACTACCGCCATGCCCGGGAGATCAACAAGCTCGTCGACATCTCCAACCAGAAGAAGGCCTGCGACACGACCGGCACGTCGACCAACGACGGCTACACCGAGGCGGCCTTCACCTGGGACGTGTCCACCAAGCTCGCGAAGCTCCTGAAGGCCCGGGGAGCCACGGTCACGCTCACCCGGTCGAGCAAGACCCCATGGGGTCCCTGCATCGACAAGCGGGCCGCAATCGGGAACGAGAACGACGCGGACGCGGCGATCTCCATCCACGGCGACGGCGCGGCGGCGAACCTGCACGGGTTCCACATCATCATGCCGAAGAAGATCGGCGGGCCGGTCGACGCGGTCGTGGAGGACTCGGCGCGGCTCGGACAGGACGTGCGGGACGCCTTCCATGAGCGCACCGGCCTGCCGTACTCGAACTACATCGGCAAGCAGGCGCTGAACTACCGCAGCGACCTCGGCGGGCTCAACCTGTCGAGGGTGCCGAAGATCTTCATCGAGTGCGGCAACATGCGGAACGCGACCGACGCCGCCAAGTTCAAGAACCGGGACTTCCGCAAGCGGATGGCCGAGGCACTGGCGCAGGGCCTGGAGAAGTACCTCACCTCCGCCCGCTGA
- a CDS encoding TIGR03620 family F420-dependent LLM class oxidoreductase, which yields MTERTQPPIVDVAELRRRLGRTGVWLSSLAVTPAARVRKAAAEIEELGYGTLWVGETPVGREAFTHAALLLSATGRLRVATGIANIYGRDAVAAANGAATLAEAWDRRFVLGLGVSHKPLVAGRGHDYSAPLSYMRDYLDAMDRTSFGAPLAETPPRLLAALRRGMLELAAERAQGAHPYFVPPEHTAKAREILGPDPVLAPEQAVVVETDADRAREIAREYTAMYLSLPNYTNNLRELGFSDDDFAGGGSDRLVDAIVVRGEPETIAERVRAHHDAGADHVCVQPLADSVDVQVEHLRLLAPALLG from the coding sequence ATGACCGAGCGCACGCAACCGCCCATCGTCGACGTGGCCGAGCTGAGGCGCCGCCTCGGCCGTACGGGAGTGTGGCTGTCCTCTCTGGCGGTGACCCCGGCGGCCCGGGTCAGGAAGGCCGCCGCGGAGATCGAGGAGCTCGGATACGGAACCCTGTGGGTCGGCGAGACTCCCGTCGGCCGGGAGGCGTTCACGCACGCCGCGCTGTTGCTGTCGGCGACCGGGCGGCTGCGGGTCGCCACGGGCATCGCCAACATCTACGGCCGCGACGCCGTCGCCGCCGCCAACGGCGCCGCGACCCTGGCGGAGGCGTGGGACCGGCGGTTCGTGCTCGGCCTGGGCGTCAGTCACAAGCCCCTGGTGGCCGGTCGCGGGCACGACTACTCGGCGCCGCTGTCGTACATGCGGGACTACCTCGACGCGATGGACCGGACGTCCTTCGGCGCGCCGCTCGCCGAGACGCCGCCCCGGCTGCTGGCGGCGCTGCGGCGCGGGATGCTCGAACTGGCGGCCGAGCGCGCGCAGGGGGCGCACCCCTACTTCGTGCCGCCCGAGCACACCGCGAAGGCCCGCGAGATCCTCGGGCCGGACCCGGTCCTCGCCCCCGAGCAGGCCGTGGTGGTCGAGACGGACGCGGACCGCGCACGGGAGATCGCCCGCGAGTACACCGCCATGTACCTCTCCCTGCCCAACTACACCAACAACCTCCGCGAGCTGGGCTTCTCCGACGACGACTTCGCGGGCGGGGGCAGCGATCGGCTCGTCGACGCCATCGTGGTGCGGGGCGAGCCGGAGACGATCGCCGAGCGGGTACGCGCCCACCACGACGCGGGGGCGGACCACGTGTGCGTCCAGCCGCTCGCGGACTCGGTCGACGTCCAGGTCGAGCATCTGCGGCTGCTGGCCCCCGCCCTCCTGGGATGA
- a CDS encoding COG4315 family predicted lipoprotein, translating into MRKLLYAGAVAISLLAAGCGGAGDEGASHVANDQLNESQTPEPSENASGTTPSAGVPASPTSPVQASPTGPARIDAAPTSLGSVLVGVDGRTVYLFTKDKGGSTTCTQACAAAWPPVLTAGAPQAGTGARANLLGTIRREDGSTQVTYNKHPLYYYAKDQKAGDVLGQDLHDFGGEWYAVTPEGKKAKR; encoded by the coding sequence ATGAGGAAACTGCTGTATGCCGGCGCGGTCGCGATCAGCCTGCTGGCCGCCGGATGCGGCGGTGCCGGCGACGAGGGCGCCAGCCACGTCGCCAACGACCAGCTCAACGAGTCGCAGACGCCCGAGCCCTCCGAGAACGCCTCGGGGACGACGCCGTCCGCCGGCGTTCCGGCGTCGCCGACCTCCCCCGTCCAGGCGTCCCCCACGGGGCCGGCGCGCATCGACGCGGCGCCCACGTCGCTCGGCAGCGTGCTGGTCGGCGTGGACGGCCGCACGGTGTACCTGTTCACCAAGGACAAGGGCGGCTCCACCACCTGCACCCAGGCCTGCGCCGCCGCGTGGCCGCCCGTGCTCACCGCGGGCGCGCCCCAGGCCGGCACGGGCGCGCGCGCCAACCTGCTCGGCACGATCCGGCGGGAGGACGGCAGCACGCAGGTGACCTACAACAAGCACCCGCTGTACTACTACGCGAAGGACCAGAAGGCCGGGGACGTGCTCGGCCAGGACCTGCACGACTTCGGCGGCGAGTGGTACGCCGTCACGCCCGAGGGCAAGAAGGCCAAGCGCTGA
- a CDS encoding pentapeptide repeat-containing protein, giving the protein MRRSGRFGLRPSAEEWRRDWIARGELRDRRFELPAGVSSVTFDGARLIDVDFSGLRFADFGSHAAEFDGCDFSGTTFEELSMGIGLRRTWRGERWPQSVFRDCVFRRTRFAPLTFFGNVRFERCVFDRSRLRQQTSTTEAEFVDCVFSGRLREINFWGRPTRNLAALGRARNAFSGNDFTTAELDYVAFKHIDLHAQRWPGPPGYALLDRVSARVRAVLPLVETWPDDRHREEARFSLEFLAGSAVEHNDDHAVVSPLDMGRRLPPALREELFEALRGTSSNTSPG; this is encoded by the coding sequence ATGAGGAGGTCCGGCCGGTTCGGCCTCCGCCCGAGCGCGGAGGAGTGGCGGCGGGATTGGATCGCCCGCGGCGAGCTGCGCGACCGGCGGTTCGAGCTGCCGGCCGGAGTGTCGAGCGTGACCTTCGACGGCGCACGGCTGATCGACGTGGACTTCTCCGGTCTCCGGTTCGCCGACTTCGGCTCTCATGCCGCCGAGTTCGACGGATGCGACTTCTCCGGCACCACCTTCGAGGAGCTGTCGATGGGCATCGGCCTCCGGCGGACCTGGCGGGGCGAACGGTGGCCGCAGTCGGTCTTCCGCGACTGCGTGTTCCGGCGTACGCGCTTCGCGCCGCTCACCTTCTTCGGCAACGTCCGGTTCGAGCGGTGCGTGTTCGACCGGTCCCGGTTGAGGCAGCAGACGTCCACGACGGAGGCGGAGTTCGTCGACTGCGTGTTCTCCGGCCGGCTCCGCGAGATCAACTTCTGGGGCCGTCCCACTCGTAACCTGGCCGCGCTGGGCAGGGCGCGCAACGCGTTCTCCGGCAACGACTTCACCACCGCCGAGCTGGACTACGTCGCCTTCAAGCACATCGACCTGCACGCGCAGCGCTGGCCCGGCCCGCCCGGCTACGCGCTCCTCGACCGCGTGAGCGCGCGGGTGCGGGCGGTGCTGCCGCTCGTGGAGACCTGGCCGGACGACAGGCACCGGGAGGAGGCCCGCTTCAGCCTGGAGTTCCTCGCCGGCAGCGCCGTGGAGCACAACGACGACCACGCGGTGGTGAGCCCGCTCGACATGGGCCGCAGGCTGCCGCCCGCCCTGCGCGAGGAGCTGTTCGAGGCGCTCAGGGGCACATCCAGCAATACATCTCCTGGTTGA